A window of Apium graveolens cultivar Ventura chromosome 8, ASM990537v1, whole genome shotgun sequence contains these coding sequences:
- the LOC141679723 gene encoding uncharacterized protein LOC141679723, whose translation MCVDYTSLNSACPKDSYPLPNIDQLIDATSGHVLLSFMDAFSGYNQVKMNPADIAKTTFITHRAVYAFVMIPFGLINAGETYQKMMNTIFKSQLGRNMESYVDDMISKSATIPDHIKDLRECFDNLRKYNMKLNPEKCAFVVPPGKFLGFLVSKRGIEANPEKIKAIMEMKVPQTQKDIQKLAGCLAVLADLSQNWQKAFEEVKRHLINPPILSKAKPGEPLYLYIAAGERAVSSALIREENGSQSPALAEFVMECTFPEVPETPKIQSGEEKETSNRNFWTLYVDGSATAERSGAGLILFSPGGFTIQQAITFAFKSTNNQAEYEALLSGLRLAKSLGVRSLTIYSDSQIKQINREENAKVDELSKLVQNTSDLSSSVYFEELGAPNTDRPEVLCVSSPDNWMTPYIAYLKDGTLSEDQNKARYLRYNAAHFFLEDNQLYRRTFSAPTLKCVDPDEAEYYLREVHEGICGDHLAAKALSYKVFRQGYYWPTIHADAVAYVKKCSKC comes from the exons ATGTGCGTTGATTATACCAGTCTCAATTCGGCATGTCCTAAAGACTCCTACCCCTTACCCAACATTGACCAGTTGATAGACGCAACTTCGGGCCATGTTttgctaagcttcatggatgcTTTTTCGGGGTACAACCAAGTCAAAATGAATCCGGCAGATATCGCGAAGACGACGTTCATTACACACCGGGCTGTGTATGCCTTCGTCATGATACCATTTGGGTTAATAAACGCTGGGGAAACGtatcagaaaatgatgaacacCATCTTCAAAAGTCAACTGGGCAGGAACATGGAATCTTACGTCGACGATATGATCTCTAAGTCAGCCACGATCCCGGATCATATCAAGGACCTCAGGGAATGCTTCGACAATCTGAGGAAGTATAACATGAAGCTGAACCCGGAAAAATGCGCTTTCGTGGTCCCCCCTGGGAAGTTTCTTGGTTTTCTGGTCAGTAAACGGGGAATAGAAGCCAACCCAGAAAAGATCAAAGCTATAATGGAAATGAAAGTTCCCCAGACTCAAAAGGATATCCAGAAGCTCGCAGGATGTTTGGCGGTGCTCGCAGATTTATCCCAAAATTGGCAGAAAG CGTTTGAGGAAGTCAAACGACATCTGATAAACCCGCCTATTCTTTCAAAAGCAAAGCCCGGGGAGCCTCTTTATCTCTATATTGCAGCCGGAGAAAGAGCGGTATCATCTGCACTCATCCGGGAGGAAAATGGTTCACAAAGCCCG gcgttgGCTGAATTCGTCATGGAATGCACCTTTCCCGAAGTCCCAGAGACACCTAAAATCCAATCCGGAGAAGAAAAGGAGACTAGCAACCGAAATTTTTGGACATTGTATGTTGATGGTTCGGCAACAGCCGAGAGGTCCGGGGCTGGCCTGATCCTTTTCAGCCCGGGCGGATTCACAATCCAGCAAGCCATAACCTTCGCTTTCAAATCAACGAACAACCAGGCTGAATATGAAGCTCTCCTCTCCGGACTCAGGCTAGCCAAATCCCTTGGGGTAAGGAGTTTAACCATCTATAGTGATTCTCAAATTAAG CAAATAAACAGAGAAGAAAATGCGAAGGTAGATGAGCTGTCCAAGCTCGTCCAGAATACTTCGGATTTAAGCAGCTCAGTCTACTTCGAGGAGCTCGGGGCACCCAACACCGATCGGCCTGAAGTCTTATGCGTCAGCAGCCCGGACAACTGGATGACTCCTTACATAGCTTATCTTAAAGATGGGACCCTTTCAGAAGACCAGAACAAGGCACGCTACCTCAGGTATAACGCTGCCCATTTTTTTTTAGAAGATAATCAGCTATACAGGCGAACCTTCTCTGCCCCGACTCTAAAATGCGTTGACCCAGACGAGGCAGAATATTATCTTAGAGAGGTACATGAGGGAATCTGCGGAGATCACTTAGCCGCTAAAGCTCTATCCTACAAAGTCTTCAGGCAAGGCTACTATTGGCCCACCATCCACGCCGATGCAGTTGCCTATGTGAAGAAATGCAGCAAATGCTAA